The Amycolatopsis coloradensis sequence CGCGCGGGCGGCCGCGCACGATGCGGCCGTCGACCGCGAGCTGGAACAGGACACGGCTGGTGACGTTGGCGGTCGCCTCGTACGGCTTGCCCTTGGCCATCAGCAGCTGCTGTTTGAGGCGTGGCTCGTCCTCGGACAGCTGCTGTGCCGTGGCGGAACCGCGGGCCTTCAGCGCACGCTCGGTCGCGTCCTCGACCTCGGCGAGCCAGCCCCCCGGCTCCGGCACGTTCTCCGGGTGTCCCTGCGTGCCGAGGTGCTGTTCGAGCAGGCGGCGCTGCTTCCTGGCGATGTCGGCGGAGCACGCGGCCTGCACGAGCGCCGCGTTCTCGTGGCCGAGGACGAAGACCGTGCGGCGCATGCCGAGCATCCGGATCAGCGTGCGCTCCTCGTAGAGCGCGCTCTCGAGCTCGGCGACGCCGTCGCCCTTCACACGCGCCCACGCCGACAGGTGCACCGACGCCGGGTCTGTGGCGTGCAGCGCGACGACCGCGTCCGCGGCGGCGTGCACCGACTCGGCGGGCGTGACGAGGCGATGGCGCGTCGCGAGGCGGGCGCGGCGCTGCCGGATATCGATCTTGGGGGTCACCGATCGTTCTTACCACCGGCCCCCGACAAAACTCCGGATCGGACCGGGGCACCGTACGGCTTCGGTCCGTGCTCACCGCTACCAGTTCCGATGCTCCCGGCCGTGGGCCAGTGGCGGCACCGGTGGCCCGGGCCGTGACTCGACGCGAGCGACCTGAGGACGCCGTGCCCGCGGGTGAGGCGGCGGCGCGGGAGGGACTGCCGGAATCACCTGGGTGATCTCGGTGTCCGGGTCCGCCATGGGTTTGTCCGGCACCCGGAGGTAGATCCTCAGCTTCTGGGTCGGCCGTTCGATCAGCCGCCAGGACACCACCCCGCAGGCGTACGCGGTGGGCACCGCGAGCACGATCAGCAGGTACGAATTGCGGACCCCGGCGAGGGTGTACAGCTGCTGCACCGGCATTCCCCACACGTACATCCCGTAGCTGGGATAGACCCACTGGTCGTAGCCGTCCAGCCGGCGCGGCCAGTGGTACGCCCAGGTGATCGCGCCGTAGCCCGCGGCGAGGGGCAGGATGAAACGCGTCGCGGGTTCGATGGGCGGGGTGAAGTTCGCGACGAGGTAGAGCGCCACCAGCGCGTACGCGACTGCCGGGCGCAACGGGATGAGGTCCCGGTAGCTGTGCAGCAGCATGCCGATGACGAACGCCACCAGGAACGCCACCATCGATCCCAGCGGCACGCTGAACAACGTGCCCGCGTCGCCCTGGAAGCCCACCGAGGCCCCGATGATCCCGTCCGCCACCATGAACGCCAGCAGCAGCGGGAACAGGACGATCCGTCCGCGCGCGAGGCCGCCCACCAGGCCGATGACGAGCACGATCAGATATCCGGTGGTCTCCATCGGGAGCGTCCAGATCGAACCGTTCGCGGAGTACGGGTACGGGTTCTCGGTGAACACCCCCGGCAGCAGGTGCTGCAACGGGTACAGCATCGCGTTGTGCACCACGTAACCCCAGGTGTCGGGATTCCCCCAGTACTCGCGCGGGCTGAGCACCGTCACCAGTGGCCCGATCACGAACGCCGTCACCATGACCACGAACAGCAGGGGCGGCCAGATCCGCAGCACCCGCTTGAGCAGGTAACGCCACCACGAGGAGTCACGCTGCCAGCTGTCCGCGATCTGGTAGCCGCTCATGGCGAAGAAGGCCATGAGCGCGAAGTACCCCAGCGAGATGTTCCAGCTCGACGGCAGGCTGGTGATCCGGCTCGGTTCGATGATCGGGAAACAGTGCTCGAAGACGACCAGGATCGCCCCGAACATCCGTAGCCACGCGAACCCGGCGTCCGGTTTCGCGTACGTCTTCGCACCCGGGCTACTCATGGACCACCGGGGCGAGCAGTCCGCTCAGGGTCGCGCGGGCCACCCCTGGCCCGAACTGGTCCGCGACGGCGACCCGGCCCGACTCCGAAAGCCGTTGCCACAAAGCGTCGTCGGTGAGCAGGGTGACGATCTTCTCGGCGATCTCTTCGGCCGTGTCACCGGTCAGTACCTCCTCGCCGTCGCGCAGCCGCATTCCTTCGAAGGCCAGCGAGGTACCGACCACCGGCACCCCGAACGCGAGGCTCTCGCCCACTTTTCCTTTGACGCCCGAGCCGAACCGCAACGGCGCCAAGGCCATCCGCGTGGCGGCGTAACCCGGCTCGAGTTCGGCGACCCAGCCGCGGACGACGACGCCGTCGCCGGCCAGCGCGTGGATGTCGCCGGTGGGGTCGGCGCCGACGAGCTCGAGCTCGGCCGACGGGCATTTCCGCCGCACGGCGGGCCAGATCTCACCGGCCAGCCAGAACGCGGCGTCCCGGTTCGGGCCGTGTTCGAAGCTGCCGACGAACATCGCGCCCGCCCGTCCCTCGGGGCTGGTGGGTTCGCTGCTGAAGGGATGCACATTGGACAGCACGTCGACCTTGGCCGACGGCACCAGTTCGGCGAGCAGGTCCCGTTCGGCCTCGGACACCACCAGCGTGCGGTCGGCGGACCGGACCAGCGCCAGCTCCAGTTCGCGGTACAGCTCGGCACGCCGCCGCAGCATCACCGCGATCGCCGGATCGCCGATCCGCTCGACGAGATCGGCTTCCCTGCCGAGCCGGACGAAGTGCAGATCGACGGTGTCGTAGGCCAGAACCGCCTGGGGCGCGCAGATCTGGATCCGCTCGGCCATATGCCAGGCGACCGTCGGCCGGGACAGCAGCACCAGGCTCAAGGCGCTGCCCGCCTCTTCGAGGAACTTCTCGCGGTCGGCCGGTTCGAGCAGAACGGTGACCCCGGCGCGTCTGAGGTCGTCGGCGTATTCCGGCGGCTGGACGTCGTCCATCGGGCAGAACACCACCCGCTGCCCGAGCGCGAGCAACTCGTCCACGAGCCTGCGCATCCGGACCGAGCCGGAATCCTTGTCCGGTGCGGGCACCTGCAGATCGGCGATCAGCACGATGCCGGTGTGACGGGGTGCTTTCCCGGGCATCCGCTGCCGCCCGAGCCACAGTCCCGCCGGGCTCGGACCGGCGATCTGCCCGGTCAGGGTCTCCGCCCACTTCTCGGCGAACACCAGCCGGTTGGTCTCCTGGAAGCGTTTGTGCCCCGAGCTCGGATCCGTGCCGTTCGAGAC is a genomic window containing:
- a CDS encoding acyltransferase; the protein is MSSPGAKTYAKPDAGFAWLRMFGAILVVFEHCFPIIEPSRITSLPSSWNISLGYFALMAFFAMSGYQIADSWQRDSSWWRYLLKRVLRIWPPLLFVVMVTAFVIGPLVTVLSPREYWGNPDTWGYVVHNAMLYPLQHLLPGVFTENPYPYSANGSIWTLPMETTGYLIVLVIGLVGGLARGRIVLFPLLLAFMVADGIIGASVGFQGDAGTLFSVPLGSMVAFLVAFVIGMLLHSYRDLIPLRPAVAYALVALYLVANFTPPIEPATRFILPLAAGYGAITWAYHWPRRLDGYDQWVYPSYGMYVWGMPVQQLYTLAGVRNSYLLIVLAVPTAYACGVVSWRLIERPTQKLRIYLRVPDKPMADPDTEITQVIPAVPPAPPPHPRARRPQVARVESRPGPPVPPLAHGREHRNW